From one Streptomyces sp. NBC_01478 genomic stretch:
- a CDS encoding RelA/SpoT family protein, with protein MSAEATNPASPGPVINTVPRRKARPRIDLRRLGRAALLGPTARDRLPDAIGHVAEAHRAHYPDADLEPLRHAWVLAESSHRGQMRKSGEPYITHPLAVTLILAELGAETTTLTASLLHDTVEDTEVTLDQVGKEFGAEVRYLVDGVTKLEKVDYGAAAEPETFRKMLVATGSDVRVMSIKLADRLHNMRTLGVMRPEKQARIAKVTRDVLIPLAERLGVQALKTELEDLVFAILHPEEYDHTRELIVDNASRADDPLAEVTDEVRTVLRDAGIQAEVLIRPRHFVSVHRVARKRGRLRGADFGRLLVLVNEDADCYGVLGELHTCLKPVVSEFKDFIAVPKFNLYQSLHTAVAHTDGQVVEVLIRTHQMHKVAEAGVIALGNPYAPPSEEQQAANDGERADPTRPGWLSRLLDWQEGAPDPDTFWSTLREDLAQDREITVYRPDGGTLGLPDGATCVDAAYEQYGEDAHACIGARVNGRLATLSTVLKDGDTVQLLMGQDPASEPSREWLEHAHTPAARIAIQRWIAAHPGSADGDGPQGGIAHGEGARGGSAEADRSAKPAEGAKADNGAQSHRSAPPASEDTLDGSTAPSPATPVVDQPGATVRLAGCCTPVPPDEVTGFSVRGGVVTVHRVECSAVAHMKGVGRAEVGVRWGDTTECRVTLVAESFGRPHLLADLTEAIALEGAEIVSATVEPPTQQRVRHTYTLQLPDAAHLLTLMRAMRNVPGVYDVSRAQHHTAAF; from the coding sequence ATGAGTGCGGAGGCCACGAACCCTGCGAGCCCAGGCCCTGTGATCAACACAGTGCCCCGCAGGAAGGCCCGCCCCCGGATCGACCTGCGCCGGCTCGGCCGGGCCGCCCTGCTCGGTCCCACTGCGCGCGACCGGCTGCCCGACGCCATCGGCCATGTCGCCGAGGCGCATCGCGCCCACTATCCCGACGCCGATCTCGAACCGCTGCGCCACGCCTGGGTCCTGGCCGAGTCCTCGCACCGCGGTCAGATGCGCAAGAGCGGCGAGCCGTACATCACGCACCCCCTCGCGGTGACCCTGATCCTCGCCGAACTCGGCGCCGAGACAACGACGTTGACTGCCTCCCTGCTCCACGACACCGTCGAGGACACGGAAGTGACACTCGATCAGGTCGGCAAGGAGTTCGGCGCGGAGGTGCGCTATCTCGTCGACGGCGTCACGAAGTTGGAGAAGGTCGACTACGGCGCCGCGGCCGAGCCGGAGACCTTCCGCAAGATGCTCGTCGCCACCGGCAGCGACGTCCGCGTGATGTCGATCAAACTCGCCGACCGCCTGCACAACATGCGCACCCTGGGCGTGATGCGCCCCGAGAAGCAGGCCCGCATCGCCAAGGTCACCCGGGACGTCCTCATCCCGCTCGCCGAACGGCTCGGCGTCCAGGCGCTCAAGACCGAACTGGAGGATCTTGTCTTCGCGATCCTCCACCCCGAGGAGTACGACCACACACGCGAGTTGATCGTCGACAACGCCTCCCGCGCGGACGACCCGCTCGCCGAGGTCACCGACGAGGTGCGCACCGTCCTGCGCGACGCCGGCATCCAGGCCGAAGTCCTCATCAGGCCACGGCACTTCGTCTCCGTGCACCGCGTCGCCCGCAAGCGCGGCAGGCTGCGCGGCGCCGACTTCGGCCGTCTCCTGGTGCTGGTGAACGAGGACGCGGACTGTTACGGCGTCCTCGGCGAGCTGCACACCTGTCTGAAGCCGGTCGTCTCGGAGTTCAAGGACTTCATCGCCGTACCCAAGTTCAACCTGTACCAGTCGCTGCACACCGCCGTCGCACACACGGACGGCCAGGTCGTCGAAGTCCTCATCCGCACCCACCAGATGCACAAGGTCGCCGAGGCCGGCGTCATCGCGCTCGGCAATCCCTACGCTCCTCCTTCGGAGGAGCAGCAGGCCGCGAACGACGGCGAGCGCGCCGACCCCACCCGCCCCGGCTGGCTCTCCCGCCTCCTCGACTGGCAGGAGGGCGCGCCCGACCCCGACACCTTCTGGTCGACGCTCCGCGAGGACCTCGCCCAGGACCGCGAGATCACCGTGTACCGGCCCGACGGCGGCACCCTGGGCCTGCCCGACGGCGCGACCTGTGTGGACGCCGCGTACGAGCAGTACGGCGAGGACGCCCACGCCTGCATCGGCGCCCGCGTCAACGGCCGCCTGGCGACCCTCAGCACGGTCCTGAAGGATGGCGACACCGTCCAGCTCCTCATGGGCCAGGACCCTGCCTCCGAGCCCTCCAGGGAGTGGCTGGAGCACGCGCACACGCCCGCGGCCCGGATCGCCATCCAGCGGTGGATCGCGGCGCACCCGGGGAGCGCCGACGGAGACGGTCCCCAAGGAGGGATTGCCCACGGAGAGGGTGCCCGCGGAGGGAGTGCCGAGGCGGACAGGAGCGCGAAGCCGGCCGAGGGCGCGAAGGCGGACAACGGGGCGCAGAGCCATCGATCAGCGCCCCCCGCTTCCGAAGACACCCTGGACGGCTCCACAGCACCGAGCCCGGCCACCCCCGTCGTGGACCAGCCCGGCGCGACCGTGCGGCTCGCGGGCTGCTGCACGCCCGTACCGCCCGACGAGGTCACCGGATTCTCGGTGCGCGGCGGGGTCGTGACCGTCCACCGCGTGGAGTGCAGCGCGGTGGCGCACATGAAGGGCGTGGGGCGCGCGGAGGTCGGTGTGCGCTGGGGCGACACCACCGAGTGCCGGGTCACGCTGGTAGCCGAATCGTTCGGCCGCCCGCATCTGCTCGCCGATCTCACCGAGGCGATCGCCCTGGAGGGCGCGGAAATCGTCTCGGCGACCGTGGAACCCCCGACCCAGCAACGCGTCCGCCACACCTACACACTCCAACTCCCGGACGCGGCCCACCTCCTGACCCTCATGCGGGCGATGCGCAACGTACCGGGCGTCTACGACGTGAGCCGGGCCCAGCACCATACGGCGGCCTTCTGA
- a CDS encoding site-specific integrase codes for MLYESEARADEVLCLNVEDLYPQDKRGKITAKGGATEWIHWQSGTAQLLPRLIGRRTRGPLFLTDRKAPAGTPTLDVCPETGRARLSYRRAEEIFEEKTRLLANPLASPEDIEDLDGWTLHRLRHSALTHDAEDGTSTPMLLARSRHASVRSLERYARPGVDSVARHVAERDPAARRQT; via the coding sequence ATGCTCTACGAGTCCGAGGCACGGGCCGACGAGGTGCTGTGCCTGAACGTGGAAGACCTGTACCCGCAGGACAAGCGCGGGAAGATCACCGCCAAGGGCGGGGCGACCGAGTGGATTCACTGGCAGTCCGGCACCGCCCAGTTGCTGCCCCGACTCATCGGCCGACGCACCCGCGGCCCGCTGTTCCTCACCGACCGCAAGGCACCGGCCGGAACGCCGACGTTAGACGTGTGCCCGGAGACCGGCCGGGCCCGACTCTCCTACCGCCGGGCTGAGGAGATCTTCGAGGAGAAGACCCGGCTGCTGGCCAACCCGCTCGCCTCACCCGAGGACATCGAGGACCTGGACGGCTGGACCCTGCACCGGCTACGTCACAGTGCCCTGACACACGACGCCGAGGACGGCACCTCCACCCCGATGCTGCTCGCACGCTCCCGCCACGCCTCCGTCCGCTCCCTGGAGCGGTACGCCCGCCCCGGCGTCGACTCGGTCGCCCGACACGTCGCAGAACGCGACCCCGCCGCACGTCGCCAGACGTGA
- a CDS encoding TetR/AcrR family transcriptional regulator, translated as MNAVGTEKTVREGSLEKRTAILAAARDLFVHQGVDRVSMDAVAARAEVSKRTVYDYFGDKRRLFLAILSAASESMLATSRRALDEHLPEGAAITTVPQLEKALTALAIDFGTSIVGSADYAAAFALVAQERLRTPTTADDLATEAASEDLAERIAHFVGAGLLDTDNPRLAADHFSALTVLLAYERQPVPATADPEKVRQTMADGVHAFIRAYATR; from the coding sequence ATGAACGCTGTTGGTACGGAGAAGACGGTGCGCGAGGGGTCCCTGGAGAAGCGGACGGCGATCCTCGCCGCCGCACGGGACCTGTTCGTACATCAAGGGGTGGACCGCGTCAGCATGGACGCCGTCGCGGCCCGGGCCGAGGTGTCGAAGCGCACCGTGTACGACTACTTCGGCGACAAGCGGCGGCTCTTCCTGGCCATCCTATCCGCCGCGTCCGAGTCGATGCTGGCCACCAGCCGCCGCGCCCTCGACGAGCATCTCCCCGAGGGCGCGGCGATCACGACGGTGCCGCAACTGGAGAAGGCGCTCACGGCATTGGCGATCGACTTCGGTACGTCGATCGTCGGCTCCGCCGACTACGCCGCCGCCTTCGCCCTCGTCGCGCAGGAGCGCCTGCGGACGCCGACGACCGCGGACGATCTCGCGACGGAAGCGGCGTCGGAAGACTTGGCGGAACGTATCGCTCACTTCGTCGGCGCCGGGCTCCTGGACACGGACAACCCACGCCTGGCCGCCGACCACTTCAGCGCCCTGACCGTCCTCCTGGCCTACGAACGTCAACCGGTCCCCGCCACCGCCGACCCGGAAAAGGTCCGCCAGACCATGGCCGACGGAGTCCACGCGTTCATCCGCGCGTACGCGACGCGCTAG